Within Citrus sinensis cultivar Valencia sweet orange chromosome 1, DVS_A1.0, whole genome shotgun sequence, the genomic segment catgaggcccaatgggctaaaaatttaaaaattcaaaataggcTCAATAGGCCCAGAACCGAAAAAACCGAActgaaccgaaccgatccgaaAAGAACCgtttgagttcggttcttattgagttcggttcttattcggttctttttataaaataaccgatttaaatcggttctacttaatttcgaaccgaaccgaaccgaaccgaatcgtgcccacccctacctAACTTAGTGAAATTTGTGCATCCTGGGTACAAAGGCTTCTCAAGCCTGTTCTAGAAGTTCTTTAAATGCTTTAGATACTCTTTttcaacaaatcaaaatataattttgcatAAGAAGCTAAATTAGGTTCTAAGTATAAATTTGTTGTAAAACCAGTACTGCTATTTCATCATTTCCTAATAACCCCAtacttcaataaaaaaatttatcctaGATATGCAAAAGTATAAATTAACGCCACTTTAAATACCCTTCCTGCAAcataaacataacaaaaatttttgaCCCTACACATTATAGTAGTCACAACACATAATGCAAGTAAAGAGACACATTACAATAGTTAcaacataacataaaaatcaAGCCTCATACAATTTCAAGTCATGCTATCATATAAAGaaccataatattaaattactttcatGCAACTATAAATTAACTAACGAACTcaaaactctaaaaataaagaagtgcaatttatttaccaaatcaaattaattccTCTACAGCAAACTGTTCCAGCAAAAGAGATGCAACAAACTTTGCAACAAAAGAGGTGGCAGTAAACTGATCCAACAAAAACACAGAATCAACTATTACATAAGGAAAGATATcatttttcaacaaattaaaatacaattttgCATCAGAAGCTAAATTAGgttctaagtaaaaatttgttgCAGAAAAAGTACTGCTACTTCACTCATTTTCTAATAACCCCAAACTTCAATGAAAAATCAACCATAGATATGCAAATTTACCACAATAAGCAAATTATTTGGCTCTTGGTCCTGCCACTAGTAGTACTACTGTTGCTAAATAATTATCCCTTTTCTCTAATCCTTCATCTCCAAAATCTACTTCACTCATGCTCCTGCTACTGTTGTGCTTCTGCTACTGCTAACCCTAACAAACTAACATTCTTTACTCTCTTTCAACAAATTaactaatcaattttttaattaattttttttcgttagattatttatagaattaattgatttaacttAGATTTGTGCAAAATAAACAGCATGCAAAAtgaagacaaaataaaaatcataccAAGggctttgaaaaaatgaaGGTGAGGAAAATAGCCAGATGAGGACAGAAAACGATGGCAAAGAAGACGATGGTGATACCACGGAAGCACCTTCATTTAGTCAATTTCACAATGCAATCGGTAACCAATATGTTAGGAAGACGGTGGCAAGATGACAACGGACGAGATTCCGGTAAGATGACGGCGAAAAGGAAGTTAGTATAAGAGATTAAGAGAAGTTAGAAACGAGGGTTTTAGCCTTAACCTACTCTCTGTATGTTTGTGAGTTGTATGTTGAtactttagaaaaaaattagggaTTGAAGAAGTGCAACTTAGCACTAAAACGGtgtgtttcaaatttttaaattttattttgtaaaaaaaggttttaaaattttaatattttatatttatgtacAAAACATTGTTGTTCCAACTCAACTAAAACAACGACGTGTCTTCATTCAATAATTCATTATAGAATTTTCAcgtttaaatttatatcacaAAGACATCATATATTCTTGACATAATCTTTTTCTATCACGAGTCCATCACAAATCAGTCATGAATACATGATAGACAAAAAACCTATCACAACTATATCATGCTTTTATGACCTATAccttttttctcaaaatccaTCACAAAGTGTCTGTCATTTAAGCTAGTTTTCTTGTAGTgcacattttttctttcaattttatcatcataagaaatcaaaccatgcttaaacatattttttaaagatctaAATTTAAGTGTGGTAAACCACAATGCCATAAAGAGTTAGAACAGtcaatattataagaaaaacaaaattctctTTGTTGTTACTTAGTTTAAACATTCCATTCCAAGAGTAGCCCTTTCGGCCAAATACTCCATTCTTTGatagtattaatttattagaatcAAGTACGAATTTAATGCTACTTTTACATAAAAGATTTGTAGATGCAagatttttctaatttctagGATATGGAAAGCATGATAAGAATAAGTTTCttcccattaatttttaacacttCCTTTACCAAGAACATTTGCATTGCTATAATCTTCCATTAAtctaagtaaattaatattattatttcatcaacaaattgataaatgtcacatcatttgaaataaaaaatttaaaatgtgtaACATTACTCTTTTATAAATTGTGCTTCATCAttacaaacataaataataaccttgtagtCATTACATACATAAATAGTCCCATAGTCAAGCAAGGGTGTCAAAAATACCAGCTCGACCTAAACCCTGACCGGACCCGAGCTTTTCCATCTCTAGTCAAGCTACCGATCAAAGGTCTTCGCTACTGGTGccatatttaattcaaccatgCCTATTTGCATTTTAACAACTATTGCAACAAAGTCACCCTCcaatttttcaatcaaatctgcattgtttgacttttcaatattgttatcttttttctcattgtttttcttaaatttaaaatctttaataaaatggtctttcttaccacaattaaaacaatgtccatttttgtatttattgttggAGTGGCTCTTTTCAAACTTCttgttattatcaattttgaaatttgctCTTTTCAACATTATGCACACtagaagaattttgaaaaaatattttcttatccTGAATTCgggtttcttcttcttgataGGAACAAACTTAACTTTCTATTTTAAAGGTTGTTAATTTAAActattgataattattttggttatattttagataattatgatatattattttggatATTACTATGTTTGAAGATATGTTATTTGAGATGTATTGctattttagattattaatggttattttggctatattttggataattatgatttgttattttgaatattattgtGGTTGAAAGTATGTTATTCAAGATGTAGTGAAAGtatgttattcaatatgtatTTAAGCACAATTACAAAGATAGACACTAGGACAAGTAGGATATAATTAAGCTTTCATTAATGCATATTGGAAGGAGCTACATTCTAATAAACATAACTACATAGACACAAaccaaaaatattagaatataTTTAATCTTTCTTTCAATGAGCTTAagcctttatttttctttttcttttttaatcttcaCCACATCATCAATAAGCtccatattttaattatatggtaTCTGATCACTAGGATTAGGTATATGAGAGTTTTAGTAATAAACCATTGTTATAACTTGCATTTTTTCAATCTACATGACCAAAATATTGCATTCGGATTATGAGGCGTACTAGAAACCAGAACACATGCATGCACACCACACCAACAATAATTTGGAATGCATTTAACTTTTCTATGTAACTGTCCACTAACTGAAGATTTTGAGTTCTAGCTTGATGCCATTTGCAAGTGAATGGTATAGTTGTGAGCTTCAATGTATAGATGAAGTGCTTGATTGATTATATGAGCAAGTTTGATAGATTATATGAGCCGGTTTGACAGACTAAATGAATGTTATGGTTGTGAGCTTCAATTTAGTTGGTTCTTGAATTTATATAGTCCATGTTGTAATCGTTGTGTTCCTAATGGCTAAAtatgaaatctttttttttgtcatttatttaggataaaattgtcattctATATTTGGGGtagaaaaaatcatttgactaatatttcattaaatctCTTTATGGTATTATGGCAAAAGTGGactaatgaaaaattttgtaaactttAGGTGAATTtctgccaaaaaaaaatatttgtatgtttttaaaaaagtcTGAAATAATAAGTGGTCggtaaataattatcattttttgaaaattaaaataatactgGAGTGacaattttgtaaatattatcatGACAATTTAGTGAAACTGTAATAGTGATAGTTTTGTAAATACTCTTCTGGTACTTTTGTATAATTGAGAAAGTGGCAGTTTTGTAATAAAACTAAGTTTTTTCTCAATATGTAGCCTAGCTTAGCTCACTAAAAATTTCGTCtccattgtcatccctaaaAAGATTTGTCTCACTTTAACATactaaatttacaataaaaaaattcaatatattatatagtAAAACTTACTATTTTGCCACATAATTACACAAATTTTTCTGTCTGTGTTAGTCTGTCATAATTGAGCCCGAGTACAGTCATGTTCCCTCATCCTATTATGTAAACTTTTTAGTTTTCACGTTAAACGATAGGTATAAGGGTCTTGTTAAGTTACAGTTGCTGTAATTTACGTTCATGCAAAAATCAAGCAGATCCCACTGCCTGTTACAACTTTTTGCATGTTTTTGTATGGgtgtaaattacaaattagCAATTGCCTagttaaaaagtttttaaggGTGATTAGCAGATACCACCCCTGATGTTTGGAGAAACCACCGGTAAATGAAGCTGTTTCCTAAATTCACAACCACCTCCCCTAGACGTGGAGTTATTTAACTGGAAATATTAAATTGTCTAATCCAAAGTTGAAACGACACCGTTACTTTGGCACTTAGTGCTCTGCAAATCTGCATCCTCCGCTTCCACCTTCGTCATCTCATTGTTTGTTCGTCGAGCGAAagcaaagagaaaatataaaagatcATTGTTGATTATACTTCATTAAAATGTGTTAAATAAGTAACTgtatttgatttgaaaattaaaaaaaaaatcagtaattACAATGGCGCATTGGATCTCCAACAAACTCAAAGTCGCTGAAACTTTCCTTCAACAGGTtcaatttctctctttctcatttcttcattttttttgaaagcttttatttttttaattttacttttatttttcatttgatgtcagttttattctttttctgtaaattgaattacttaatCAACGGCTCAGATCGATCAACAAGCGGCAGAATCGCTTGGCAAGGGCGATAAGCCTCGATCTGAAGATCCTCAAATCGATGGCCCATCAAAGAGCAGTGGCTCTGTTTCATTAAAGGATCAATTGAAGAAGAGAACACAAGAAATTAATGATTACAGAGGCAAATTGCAGAGTGACCCTAATGTTAAAAACgtttataatagaaataattcaTTCACAAGTTCGAAAGAAACTAAACATAAGTCTACGCTTACTGATAGTGACTGGACCGAATTGCTTGGCACGCCTGATAAGGGTCTGAGTTTGGGAAATGTTAGGAAGGATGAGAGAAGGAGGCAAGGGGGCACTTTGGGTAATAGAAATAGgaagattaataaaaatagcaGCTTGATTAAATCTGGATGGAGTAAGGTAAATGGTGGAAATAAGCCTAGTGATGGGGACGAGTCTGGTTCTTCAGGGAGGTCGTCAAGCGTTGAATTGCAAAATGATGGGAAGAATATAAATGGGCAAGATGTAAAACCCCAAGATGGTAGAAGTAAAGAAAATGACGATGTTAAGAAGAATAGCCGGTTGGAAATGGTGTCCGTACCTGGGAAAGTTGATGCATTTTCCGATGTGAAGATCGGAATGAATGATGTTGATGGGCGGTTGCCGAGTAACATTAGAGGGAACCATAAATCCAATGAAGGAATTAGGGCTTCTGTATTAAATGATTCGAAGAGAGGATCTTCTTCAACAAGTGAGGATGGATCTGATTCCAATTCAGATTCGTCGTCTTCTGAATCTGAAAGTGAACGAGAGAGGGAGGAAAGGAGGAAGCTGAGGGAGAAGATTTTGGCTGAGAAAGCAGCAGCTAAAGCAGGGGATGCCATTAAAGAGCGTGAAAATATGGTTGCTCGATTAGAGGGTGAGAAGCAGAGCTTGGAGAAAATACTTGAAGAACGAGCCAAACAACAAGTAAAAGAGGTAATGTTGTTGgttatttatttgatgattGGTTTAATCACGGTCATGCTTTTCTTTGATGACTGAAAAAATAATGTCTAGTTTGTTTTCAGTTACAAggaaaataatgaattattatatgtttgtGATTTCTTATTGCAagctttgaattttgaaccagtttatcaaataatttgaagTGAAGATATGTTTGAAAGAACCATGGTAATTCTAGGATAAACAACTTATGAGCAATTCTGTGTTGTTATAACTTTTATTGACTTCAggcactttttaaaattgttttgcaCAGCTGACTGAAAAATCAGTGTAGGGAAATTGGCTTGATACTTGAACTGAACATTTCCTTCAGCATCATCCAAGCATCTACTGCTTCACTTTGCCAGTAGAAAATTGAGTTGGAAAGTAAAAGACAAGGCCCTCTCCTGAATCTCAAGTGTGATCCTGATAATTTGACATCCTTAATGTGTGATATGGTAAAATATGTAGCTTTTTCACATGTATGAGTTATCATGATTAGAACCTAGGAACTCCTCCCAGACCCTCAGCCGTAGCACCTGGGAATTGCTTTATGTGGCTAAAGTGTTCTGCCATTACAATCTTAGCATTGGTATTCTTCCAAAAAGATGGCTTTTGGTAAATTTGGGTCAAGATTAGCATGAAAGTCTTCTTTGAACATCAGTTCAGGTTCATGCTTGGTTTTCAGATTCTGGGAAATTCCAACTAACCTGATGCAAACActcaaacacacacacactcctgaaatatatatttacttgtTTATTCACTATGCTTTTAATAAGAAAGAAGTAATAGGATTGctgctttctttctttcctatTTCTTGTCCTTCTCTCGTTAGGTTTTCACAATTCAAAGGACCAGGCCAATTGTTTGAATTTCGCATAGAGTTTAAATGCTACTGTCTTTTAAGCACTTGGAGGGCTCAATTTTAAGGGTTTCCAGTTTGATCTTGAAGCAGTTTTAATACATGAATATAGTATCCTGAAAATTTAAGCATGTGAAACTCTACAAAATCCTCTTGTTCCGTGATAAATACTTTGTCCCCTTAAAACAACATTCTTACAAGAAGCATGTtctgttaaattttttcagaAAGATGCTTATTCATTTTGGGTTTTTATCATTAGGATACATATTAAACAAGTTTGTATGTGGCAATGATTCTGTAAATGTGTTGTTCAtgtaaaatttctaaaatcttTGTGATTCACCCAATTTGACCCGTTCTCAGGAGCTTCCAAGATTTTCTTATCTCCCAAGAGTTTATACTCGATTCTCTGGTGTTATTCATAGTAGTTGACATTATCTTCTAACTTCTTTATTCATAGTAGTTGACATTATCTTCTAACTTCTTTATTCATAGTAGTTGACATTATCTTCTAACTTCTTTATTCATAGTAGTTGACATTATCTTCTAACTTCTTTATTCATAGTAGTTGACATTATCTTCTAACTTCTTTATTCATAGTAGTTGACATTATCTTCTAACTTCTTTCAGGCTTCGGAGCTTCAGACAAGTATGATGGAGACTATGGACGCTGTTGAGTTAGAAAAGCAGAGACATAATAATACCAGAATGGAAGCCCTTCAACTATTGGCTAAACTGGAGGTACTGCATCCTTTTTTAGAAGGCTGGATTACATATTATTTGGACTGTGTCATCAATTTTTCGATTGTATCCTATGACGAGCTAAATGATTCCTACTTTATTGAAGTTCTTGCCATGCCATTATTAAGGGTTAATTTGTGGTTTCTAATGATAAATGCCGGTTGCAGACTGCAAATGCTGATCTTGCGAGAGCCCTTGCTGCTGCACAGAAGAAACTTGAAATGGAGGTATGATGTCATTCTAATTCTTTGTTGGGTTGCAAATCCATCTCTTTCTTTATCCTGTTAACTGttcttcaattattttggGAATCTTAGAgcagtattttttttttttttttggctaatTTAGATCCTACTTTTGCATTATTACTTCTACAATAAATTACTAGTACTGTGATTTAAGATCAGCTAGTTGTTGTCTGAGCGTTTGTGGCAAAATTATGGTGGTTTAATAATGAGATATATTCATACTGGCGATGGTGAATCATTGATGAGCTATAGTGTCAAAcaggataaattttttactcaGCTTCCCCTGCTTTAGCTTATGAAACTTCACTAACACTGATGAATACACACATGTAGTGGtgtaaattagtaaaaatttgATGAGTTATAGTGTGAAACAGGGCAAACATTTGACTTGCCTCCTTTCGATTTACACCAACTACGtgtttaaataattgtttt encodes:
- the LOC102618100 gene encoding golgin candidate 2 isoform X2, coding for MAHWISNKLKVAETFLQQIDQQAAESLGKGDKPRSEDPQIDGPSKSSGSVSLKDQLKKRTQEINDYRGKLQSDPNVKNVYNRNNSFTSSKETKHKSTLTDSDWTELLGTPDKGLSLGNVRKDERRRQGGTLGNRNRKINKNSSLIKSGWSKVNGGNKPSDGDESGSSGRSSSVELQNDGKNINGQDVKPQDGRSKENDDVKKNSRLEMVSVPGKVDAFSDVKIGMNDVDGRLPSNIRGNHKSNEGIRASVLNDSKRGSSSTSEDGSDSNSDSSSSESESEREREERRKLREKILAEKAAAKAGDAIKERENMVARLEGEKQSLEKILEERAKQQVKEASELQTSMMETMDAVELEKQRHNNTRMEALQLLAKLETANADLARALAAAQKKLEMETNQVAELRQQTELKEVAHEELSQRNSNTHQTGIYLKRLAASKGVEFEREILEAEYTFIADKIIQLEDKAKKLEGNIEMTRKEIEDPTEVEIELKRRLGQLTDHLIQKQAQVEALSSEKATLAFRIEAVSRLLDENKPVTGSSSRDLEFGAWDLSQSNLRPLFEEKIRSGKKHIGSLLKQLDSIFLAGVVFLRRNPIAKLWSLVYLVCLHLWVIYILLSHSQSSAEARSGAVFSLENINNTASL
- the LOC102618100 gene encoding golgin candidate 2 isoform X1, which translates into the protein MAHWISNKLKVAETFLQQIDQQAAESLGKGDKPRSEDPQIDGPSKSSGSVSLKDQLKKRTQEINDYRGKLQSDPNVKNVYNRNNSFTSSKETKHKSTLTDSDWTELLGTPDKGLSLGNVRKDERRRQGGTLGNRNRKINKNSSLIKSGWSKVNGGNKPSDGDESGSSGRSSSVELQNDGKNINGQDVKPQDGRSKENDDVKKNSRLEMVSVPGKVDAFSDVKIGMNDVDGRLPSNIRGNHKSNEGIRASVLNDSKRGSSSTSEDGSDSNSDSSSSESESEREREERRKLREKILAEKAAAKAGDAIKERENMVARLEGEKQSLEKILEERAKQQVKEASELQTSMMETMDAVELEKQRHNNTRMEALQLLAKLETANADLARALAAAQKKLEMETNQVAELRQQTELKEVAHEELSQRNSNTHQTGIYLKRVSYICQSPLAASKGVEFEREILEAEYTFIADKIIQLEDKAKKLEGNIEMTRKEIEDPTEVEIELKRRLGQLTDHLIQKQAQVEALSSEKATLAFRIEAVSRLLDENKPVTGSSSRDLEFGAWDLSQSNLRPLFEEKIRSGKKHIGSLLKQLDSIFLAGVVFLRRNPIAKLWSLVYLVCLHLWVIYILLSHSQSSAEARSGAVFSLENINNTASL